Sequence from the Hoplias malabaricus isolate fHopMal1 chromosome 10, fHopMal1.hap1, whole genome shotgun sequence genome:
ttaaatttaaattatttaaaaataaataagtagtaGAAGCTCTGATTATTTTATCAGCTAagtaaaaaaaaccctgtttaTGACATATAAAAAAGTTGTTAACTTAAATCAGCCATGATCTTCATAACTGGAATATCCAAACTAAGGCAGATAAATCTTTTTTCTCAGCATAGAGAAGGTTATcgtatttattcattctgtgCTGGTGAAGTTATATGTTGCATGACTGTTACATTTCACTAACATGTTAGAACACACTTGGGAAAGCAACATATAATCTAGACCAGCATAAACAACAGCCATGATATGGACCTGAAATCACCACATATTTTGTGTCTCATTAATAGCTGTGAACCTCATGAAAACATGCACATACATTAACTCTCTCATAAATCACTCAAATAATTCACAAATCTGAAATGGTGTTTCACACTCAACTTGCAGTTGTAGATAATATTGCTCTGTATGTTCTTGTCTTTGTCTGAACTACAAATGATTTCAGCAATAACCGGCGTTTTCCCCTAGATGGCAGTATTTGAATTTAGATGGATACGTTGTAGTGGATTTCGATTCACTGGGCATTTTTGCATTTTACGTTGTGTCACCACTTTTCACTCAGGTCCCGAGGGCTTTATAATTATCTTATGTGCTGACTCTGTCATTACGGTTGAAgaaaacatatatttagctACCAAAATTAACATGAACTGACACGTTAAAGCTGCACATCTAGTATATTTTGGTTTCAGGTACTTTGGAATACCATGCAGAAATGTGTACGAGGCCTTGGTCACTCAGATTAAGAAGTGGAGGACAATGTCAGGGTGCACCATGGGCGGAGAAAAGTGTTTGTATAAGGTGTGTCTGCATGTATTGTTTTcgactgaaaaaagaaaagatttaTGATCAAGCCAAATTAAGTTAATGAACTGGAGAAATGCTGACAGAGTGTTCATCCTAAATGTAAAATCTCTCTCTTTGCATCTGCAGCTTCAGTCAGCCTCCCTCCACTTCATTTCAGCCAAGCACACCTCACCAGTAAAGAAATATGTGGATGACATCAACTTCAGACTGGTCTCTTACGGATTTTTCACACATTGCCATGTATCTGTAAGGCTTAAACCAAAAGCCCGTAAATAATTGCTTTGCAATTTACTTTGTCGTGGTGCCAGAGCTTATTTATTATTGTCTGTCAGCAGCTGTAACTCTCTCCACAGGCAATGTCAATCTCAGAAACATGGTACGCTATAAGAGACCATGGCACCAATTACTGCAACCTCTACAACTTAATGGAAGGTAATGCATTACATGCTTCAGCTATTTCAAGTAAATGCATCCAACTTACTCACAGTGTAGTAGGCTAAATTTAAAATGTGGAAAGGGAAAACGTGCTGTTTCTCATTCTGTTCTCTTCCTTTCTGTAGGAAGCGGACTTACTGAAGCTCCAGGATATAAGGAAATCACCAGTGATTTTATGTGCACCCAGCGATCTTCTGCCAACTGCACTGTGTATTAAGGCTGACCTCTTGGCAAGCCTTACATCAGTTTCATATTAGCT
This genomic interval carries:
- the LOC136708764 gene encoding uncharacterized protein, producing the protein MNIFTWLLVGVLTIEVSSAGPLHAQCKVEWYFGIPCRNVYEALVTQIKKWRTMSGCTMGGEKCLYKLQSASLHFISAKHTSPVKKYVDDINFRLVSYGFFTHCHVSAMSISETWYAIRDHGTNYCNLYNLMEGSGLTEAPGYKEITSDFMCTQRSSANCTVY